The sequence GCCGGCCTCTATATCAACCGGACGTGATGCTCCAAAACGGGGATGCTAGCCTTAGCTATCGGTCATATGCTGGCTTTGAAGCGTTCTAAAACGGCTATTTCCGGAACAAAGAAAGATGAAGTCAGCTGTCCAACCCCCACCAACGAGGAGGCAGCCTACGATGGGAAAACACCAGTTTGCTCCCAAGCTATACTATCAACTCTCCTTCGACCGTCTCGTCCCTCAAGATCATCTTATTCGTCAGATCCCTGAAGCCATCGATTCCCCCTTCGTTTATCCCCTAGCCCGACCCTACTACAGCTGCACCGGCCAACCATCCGTGGACCCGCTTGTCCTCTTTAAGACCATCCTTGTCGGTTACCTTTACGGTACCACCTCAGAACGACGGTTGATGAGAGAGATTCAAGTCAATATGGCCTACAGATGGTTTCTTGGTTACGACCTGGATGAAACCATCCCTGATCATAGTGTGCTTTCCAAAGCTGGGGCTC is a genomic window of Chloroflexota bacterium containing:
- a CDS encoding transposase codes for the protein MKSAVQPPPTRRQPTMGKHQFAPKLYYQLSFDRLVPQDHLIRQIPEAIDSPFVYPLARPYYSCTGQPSVDPLVLFKTILVGYLYGTTSERRLMREIQVNMAYRWFLGYDLDETIPDHSVLSKAGARFCIEVFEGFFKHSVELCQKAGLLSEGPVCVDTTLMQIAASMDSLRERDEGIKPPLPIRKYIQGLYNENAPPPQGEPVPCPPPVSQALDMARQEVVSL